A segment of the Echinicola strongylocentroti genome:
ACCAAGTCTTCGTACCATGCTTCGCCATATTTTCTGATCAGCGCATCTTTTACAAATTTGTAGATCGGCACATTTAGTTCTTTCCCCAGCCCACATGCGGGACTGCAGATATCCCATCGGTCATAATTCAAGGCATCGTATTCGTCATACTTGGTCACCCTTACCGGATAGAGGTGACAGCTGAGCGGTTTCTTATAGTCAATATCACCTTGGATATGCGCCTCTTCAATACCACACTTTAGGGTTCCATTTCCATCTCTAAGCGCATAAGCACATTCCCGGTTACCAATGGTGGGGGTTCCTTTCTCTCCCTCTTGGTCAATCACCCAAGTGCCTTGCTCCTCAATGGCCTTGATTCCCTCTTTTGTAAGATATTTCTTTATTTTGGGATAGAGTTCTTCCAAAACGGCCGTCTCGTCATCTTCAAGTGGCGCACCAGCATCTCCTTCTACACAACAAGCCCCTTTGCATTTTTCAAGATTGCAAACAAAGAAATGTTCCTTAAGGTCATCGCTAAGCACCGCATTACCTACTAATATCATAAATTGTCTCTTTTCCTGTGCAAAGTTAAAAAAAGTCAACTGCATATTGCCTCATTTGGAAAAAGCTTTCGGCAAGGAGTGAACAACATTTATGTTTATTCGTTAAAAATCAGCGGAAATTAACTTATTTTGCAAAGTGCAAGCCAACTTGTCGCTCCAATCCCTGCGATTGGTGAGGAAAGTCCGGGCAACATAGAGCGCCATACTTCCTAACGGGAAGGGGTCCAGCGGGAGACGGCTGGATTACAGCCAGTGCAACAGAAAACAAACCGTCCACCGTAGGTGGATAAGGGTGAAAAGGTGGAGTAAGAGCCCACCGGGCATCGGGTGACCGATGTCGCATGGCAAACCTTATGGGTTGAAAGATCAAATAGGCTCCGGTCCAAGAGCTGCTCGTTCAATTCCTGCCTAGGCGGGAAAACCGGAGTGGGTAGATCGATAGATCCTGTCCGCGAGGACAGGACCAGATAAATGACAAGTACCCGCCACGGCGGGGACAGAACCCGGCTTATAGGCTTGCACATTTATTACTAAACAATAAAAATTACTTATGCCGAAAATCCTGATTATCGATGACGAAAAAGTCATCAGGTCTACGCTAAAAGAAATTTTGGAATATGAAAATTATGAAATCCACGAGGCGCAGGACGGCGTAGAAGGACTAAAAAAAATCGAAAGCCAAGATTACGACTTGGTTTTATGTGACATCAAAATGCCAAAAATGGATGGATTGGAAGTACTGGACAAAGTCTATCAATCCGACAAACAGCCACAATTCATCATGATATCGGCGCACGGCTCTATCGAATCTGCGGTAGAAGCCACCAAAAAAGGTGCCTTTGATTTTATCCCCAAACCACCTGATCTCAATAGGCTTTTACTTACGGTCAGAAATGCATTGGAGAAGAAAGACCTGGTCACCGAAACCAAGGTCCTTAAGAAGAAACTTTCCAAAAAACTGGATATGGTGGGAGAATCCGCTGCTATTCAACAAGTAAAGGAGACCATCGAAAAAGTCGCCCCGACAGACGCACGGGTACTGATTACGGGCCCCAACGGAACAGGAAAAGAGCTGGTCGCACACTGGCTGCACCAAAAAAGCAATCGCAACAAATCACCATTTATTGCGGTGAACTGCGCAGCTATTCCTACCGAACTCATCGAAAGCGAACTCTTTGGACACGAAAAAGGTGCTTTCACTTCTGCTAACAAACAACGGCAGGGTAAATTTGAACAAGCCAATGGCGGAACCATTTTTCTGGATGAAATCGGGGACATGAGCCTCTCTGCACAGGCCAAAGTATTACGCGCCCTGCAAGAGCATAAAATCACCCGCGTGGGCGGAGACAAAGACATCAAAATTGACGTCCGGATCTTGGCTGCCACCAATAAAGACCTCAAAAAGGAAATCGAAGAGAGCAACTTTAGAGAGGACCTTTATCACCGTCTAAGCGTGATCCTAATTCAGGTACCTGCACTGAAAGAAAGAAAAGAAGACATCCCCTTACTTGTCGTACGGTTCTTGGAAGACATTGCGAAGGAGTATGGAACATCCAAAAAAGACATCGACGACCAAGCCCTGAAAAAACTACAAGAATACCCTTGGACAGGCAATATCAGGGAACTACGAAATGTGGTGGAGAGGCTGGTCATCCTCGGAGGAAACAGTATTTCACTGGAAGACATAAAAAAATACGCTGACTATTAAATCAGCGTATTTTTTTATCCTTTCACTTCTTGGTTATCCATTGCTTTGGCGTAAGCAGGGCAAGGCTTGCTTGACGCGCATGCTCCCAGTGCCAATAGGCCGGAAGCAAGAATAATAGCTACTAGTCTTCTCATGCTAATCTCATTTTTTATCCAAACCAAATATGTCTATTTATAAAAGGAATACAAAATTAATTGACCATTAAATTACAGCCTCTAACCTCACTATTATCGAACCTACCAAGAATCTCCAGCATTCCTTTATCATCAAACCGTCCCAAATCCTGCGTCTCTATAAATGCACAGGAATGGAAATTGGCCAAATCAACAACATTTACCCCGCCCTGGTTTCTTGGACTCCATGACAAAGGATCATTCACATCCCTAAG
Coding sequences within it:
- a CDS encoding DUF3109 family protein, with the protein product MILVGNAVLSDDLKEHFFVCNLEKCKGACCVEGDAGAPLEDDETAVLEELYPKIKKYLTKEGIKAIEEQGTWVIDQEGEKGTPTIGNRECAYALRDGNGTLKCGIEEAHIQGDIDYKKPLSCHLYPVRVTKYDEYDALNYDRWDICSPACGLGKELNVPIYKFVKDALIRKYGEAWYEDLVADIEGK
- a CDS encoding sigma-54-dependent transcriptional regulator, translated to MPKILIIDDEKVIRSTLKEILEYENYEIHEAQDGVEGLKKIESQDYDLVLCDIKMPKMDGLEVLDKVYQSDKQPQFIMISAHGSIESAVEATKKGAFDFIPKPPDLNRLLLTVRNALEKKDLVTETKVLKKKLSKKLDMVGESAAIQQVKETIEKVAPTDARVLITGPNGTGKELVAHWLHQKSNRNKSPFIAVNCAAIPTELIESELFGHEKGAFTSANKQRQGKFEQANGGTIFLDEIGDMSLSAQAKVLRALQEHKITRVGGDKDIKIDVRILAATNKDLKKEIEESNFREDLYHRLSVILIQVPALKERKEDIPLLVVRFLEDIAKEYGTSKKDIDDQALKKLQEYPWTGNIRELRNVVERLVILGGNSISLEDIKKYADY